The sequence below is a genomic window from Marmota flaviventris isolate mMarFla1 chromosome 9, mMarFla1.hap1, whole genome shotgun sequence.
gtgctgaggatcgaattcagtgcctcacgcGCATTAGAcatgtgctctaccgctgagccacaaccccagaccctcttCAGccgatttttaaaattgtgagacagtgtctaagttgcttagggcctagctaagttgctgaggctggccttggacttgtgattcttcagcctcagcctcccaagttgctggggttacaggtgtgctaGCCAAACAGCTTGATCTTTAGTCTTGCTGGTCTTCTTAGCTCATGTTTGGGAAAAATACTCAAGCAGGAAGCAGATTCAGAGGAAGCCTTGAGTCCAGCCTGCCTTCATTATATGTAGGCTGGTGTTTTGCTATACTGATACTAGATGATAAACTGGCTAGATgataaatagcttttttttttttaatggtaccagAAATTTAACCCTATTGAAACATTTTCCCTTTTTGAAGTGGTCAGCTGAAGTTTATGTCAGTGGGTATTCGTTATAAACGAAATTATAAATTTGGGGTACACTTCCTGTCAGACAATTGTTCCGGTGGGGTGTTTAATTGAAGATCTAGTAACATGGCACTGTGATTTAGTAACACTGTGATTTAGGTAGTCTTTAAAAGAGGCAGTACTGCAGCCACAGTGATAGATTTTTGGATCAGTTGAGCTGAGACTGAATCCTAGCTGTGTTGTTTGACTTAGAGcaactctttaaaattttatgtatttacttttttgagatggggtcctgctatgttgcccaagctggtttCAAACTTCCAGGTTCAAGTAATCCTCCTGTCAGCTTCTGGAATACTTTCagaatctcagtttcttcatctgtacatTACCTTGTACAGCTTTTTGACCTAAAGAGCAAATAGCTGTCAGGTGGTTAGTACATGGGTGCTTAATCTATTAGTAGTGTTAGTgggaaaagcatttttttctagtAAGCCCTTTTCCCAccaacattactttttttttttttttaaataacatctgGTTTTGTATTATCTTGCAgtctttcaaatgtttattttttagttgtagttggatacaatatctttattttatttatttataagtggtgcagAGGGCCTcacgtgctaggccagcactctaccactgagccacaaccccagcccctcccaccaACATTACTTAATGTGGTGTTGACACTCCCCGGTCGTAATTAGGTCTTTAGGCATGACCTTTAATCTCTCTCAACCTGTTTGCtgattttaaagaacagaaatgatgACTACTTCAGGGTTATAGCAAAGCTAAGTTTAACCAGAGGAAAGGAAGTATCACCTAAACTGTACGAATTGCTTGTGCCACTGCTGGGGAGAGGAAACTATAAATTCTGAATGAGAAGCCTTTGGGAACAGCCCTTTTATCTGTCTATGATAAATGCAGCCCAGCGGGCACGGTAACTTGCTTAAGTACCCGGTATTTAGTCATACTGGACATTTTAGGGTTAACAGatcctccctttcctcctgggCATGGTTAACTCCTGTTTAATTGGCTATCCTTACGGGGGCGAAAGGCAGTTTATAGGTAAAACTGGGAAGCCTCTCTTAGCCTCTGACCATCAATACTCCTGATTCAGAAAGACGTGGCAGGCCTGGTTCTCAAAATGGAAAGCCCCCGGGGCGAAAGGGAACTCACGCTCCGGGCGAGCCCGCAGAGCAGTGGCGGCGAAGGCGGCTCTGTTGTAATCATTCTAATTCCCCTCCAGAGGAAGGTACCTCCCCTTCGAGGGAAGGCGCCGGACGTGACGCTGAACCTTCAGCAGTCCCGTAGTCAGACCGTGGGACTAGCTCAGGCCCACGTGTCCCCAGTTCCCGCCAGCTCGAGATCCCGGCCTCCACGGACCTCAGGGCACTTTAGGGGCACCACCCGCCCAACTTCCTGAGCGGAGTCATGTCTGGCAACGGTAACGCGGGTAACGCGGCTGCAACGGCGGTGAGTCCTGAGCGGGTGACCGGCAAGACTTGAGGCTTCCGGAAGAGCCATGCAACGATTGGCCCGACGTTGCCATCCTCCTTTGTCTATTGGTTGGAATGGCTTTCcgtcatttttttcctctatgtttTTTTAAAGGGCCAGTAGCTAGGTTAGCTtttggaagaaaagggaaaatcagtgaggagtgggggaggggttaGGTGTGGAAGTACTGTCAGCCGTGGAACCTTCATCCTTGAGGACTTATCCGTGCTCCTTCCGTCTAGGCCTTGTATATTTGGCTCTAGGGTTAGTAAACTAGCACGGGAGAAGTTCATCTACATAAGCAGCGTTCTTTCATAAGATACAGGCCAGTGGGGCCACCTTGGAAAACATTCGCTTCTGATTCAAAGGAGAGCACGTTCCCAATTCTCCGAACTGCGTATAAATGCCTTGGAAGTAGAGCCTTGTCCCTTTCTGCTTTATAGCAGTCACCCAGCCTCATGAGACTGGGGATTTGTCTTTCCAACCTGGATCTTCCCATTCTTAGCTTGACTGCCGACCCATTCGCTGGTGCACAGGCAGACTACAGAGCCATAGAGGCTACTGCATGCCTGAGATAAGACAGAAGGGGCGGCTGCTTATCTCCTTCTTTCCAGCCTGCGGGTGAGCAATGGGTTTCTTTGCTAGTGCAGACATGCCAGAACACTGAGCTAGAAGGAAAAAGTTGATCTTTCCATTATTAGCTGTGTGATCCTAAgcgaatcatttcacctctcagtGCCAGCCTTTGCTTTTGTAACATCCTTCGACAATTGCCTGCCCTGTCTACCTAGTAGAATTGTTGTGAAGGCAACAATATGCAAAAGCAATAGAGCTAGCTGTTCATcatgctggtctcaaacttctCACCTCCAGCAATCCTCCCACTTTGCCTCCCAAGTGTTGGGACTATCAGTGGGAATCACTGAAACCTGCTCGGTGtggtttggtactggagattgaactcaggggttcttcACCGCTAAGCaagatccccagtccttttttattatttgttttaagatagggtatcgttaagttgctgagggtcttactaaggtgctgaggctggcctcaaacttgcaatgctcctgcctcagcctcctgagtctgggATGACAGACATACTCCAGTGTGCCCAGatgcaaatatgtattttttaatggaaCAATTTGACTTGAATATGTTTTGCAGATTCAGTAACTTGAGGGATTGCTTGAATTTTGCAGCTGGGACCTTAGATTCCTTTTTCTGGGCTTCCTATGGTAGAATTTTAGAGTCCTGTTTCAAGCCCAGCCAAATTTGCAAGGGGCCTTACAGAGATGATTTATTGAAGGAGTGATCATAGTGGAATAGACTTGAGTCCAAGAACACCAAGCTCTTACCTCCTCCAACAATAAAGGCACCAGATGTCTGACTGCAAAAGAACTTCATAGGATGAAGATCCTAGAACAGGGGAAGTTGACGTTTCTACAGTGGCTCCTGTTTGATGTAGAAAGAAATAGAACCTCTGACTCACACTAAAGAACCCAATTTTACCTGCTTGGCACTGAATACCTTCATCCAAGGTGCCTGACAGGAAGAAGTGTGTCccattgagggtttttttttttttttgggggggggggcagggatatgccagggattgaattcaggggctcttgaccactgagccacatccccagccctattttgtattttatttatttagagacagggtcttactgagttgcttagtgcctcacgtttgctgaggctggctttgaactcgtgatcctcctgcctcagcctcttgagctgctaagaggcatgtaccaccatacccagcctccCATTGAGTTTTTGGCTTGAGATCTGACACCCCAACATTTACTTGATGAGACCAGAGGGAGCACTCTTGATGAATGAATGTTAGGCAGTTCAACCTCATAGTCTTATAGATATTGAGGCAGATGTTACATCATCATTTCATAGATGAACAAACAGGCCCTGGTGGGATGGTGCAATGTTACCCAACAAGAGGCTGTACATTAGATCATTTGACCCAAGTCCAGTAGGTGCATTCCAACCAGATTAAGGGACCCTTAGTGTGGCAGCTTCCAGGTAGTTCTCAGCATCTGGTGGCACTGAAGCTTTCTGGAGAACCTGCACTGTGCTGGATCATAAACCTGTACTCCAGTGATGTGTGACTCCAGCTGCCCTGCCCAGCCAACTGTAGGCTCCACCCTCCCTTTGGCCAGGCTGATGGGCCTTATCTCTTTACCCACATGTTTGTGTACAGCACTCCCACTGAGAATTGACTTGGCCAGGGTGGGCTTTGAGTCTCAGTGTCCTGGTTACTGCCACAACAGTAGTAGCAGATCCTACCATTGCTTCCCTCTGGATCCTGAAGAGGGAAGAAGGTACTGAGGAAGGTCAAGGGACTagttttgaagtatttttccaCTCTGAGGCTCAGCCAGCCACACACAGGCCAGAGACTGAGGTTTCTTTCTTCTGAGTTAGTGAGTCTGGTTCTTGGACAAGGAACACAAGGATCAGAGGGGACTGTaacccagagatttttttttttcaacaggaaGAAAACGGCTCAAAGATGAAAGTAATTCGAGTGGGTACCCGTAAGAGCCAGGTAAGTGTGGACATTGGGTGGAGGAGGTTTGTCAGAAAAATTCTGGTGCTCACAGGATGACAAATTGAGGGGGCCAGAGGGTCAGCTCCCAGCATAGAGGAAATGAGGTAGCTGGGGGTTAAATCCTGTGGGGAATGGCAGATTAATTTCTGTAGAAAATTACATCCTGAGCTAGGGTGCAGAGGACTCCCAGGCCAGGCTCTTCTCTTTCCCAGGTGAGAATTCCATTCCCTTTAGGATCTCCCTGACCTTATGAGGATCTGAGCTTGGAGCAGTGGCCAGGGAAGGGCAGGACTAATACAAATCTCTGTCCTCAGCTGGCTCGCATACAGACAGACAGTGTGGTGGCAATGCTGAAAGCGTTATACCCTGGCCTGCAGTTTGAAATCAGTAAGTTTCCTGGAGATGTATGGAAGTTAATGGGAAGCCAGTATTAGTGGAGGGGAAAGCACAGGGTTCCTGGCTTTGCTTATCACCAAAGACTGGCCCCTGTCTCCAAGAACCCCTCTTGGCTTCTCCCAGTTGGAGGGCTGGCTCTCCTCTGAACATCTCTAGCTCCGACTGTCTGGGTTAATTTGGCATTTAATATCTTCTGCCTTGGATTTTTTTGTGAGTGGGTCTGTCTTCCTGTTAGATGGTGGGGAAGGAGCTTATGTGGCTCTGTTCCACTAGGAATTTTAATACAGTACTGGGCAGAGTAGGGGCTCAATAAATGCTGATTAATGATGTGATTGGTTGATTTTCTTCTCAGTTGCTATGTCCACCACAGGGGACAAGATTCTTGATACTGCACTCTCTAAGGTAACAAcaacttcccttcattccttatACCCCTTCATTCTTCCTTGCCCTAAAAGATTCACTCTGAGGCTCTCTCTTGCCTGGCAGATTGGAGAGAAGAGCCTGTTTACCAAGGAGCTAGAGTATGCCCTGGAGAAGAATGAGTAAGTGGAGACAGGAGAGCATGGCACAATCTCTTGCTGGGATCCCTGTATGCTACAGATCCAGTGATCAGTAAAGCTGCTAGTGTAGACCAGATAAAATAGGGGACTCATATGTGGGGTTCAGGCTTCTGAAAAGGAGAGTGACCTGGTTTGGAGCCATCTGGCTGCTTGGAATGTAAGAGTGATTGGGAAAATGGGGTAGAAGGTAAGTGGGGAGGAGAGCATATCAAAGGTCCCAAGGCCTGGGGAAGGCCTACTTCCTGAACTACCCTTGGCTCCACTactgaagctgaggcaggagccaaCTGCTTCAgccccttctcctctccctgcctctAATCTCTCTAGAGTTGACCTGGTCGTTCACTCCCTGAAGGACCTCCCCACTGTGCTGCCTCCTGCCTTCACCATTGGAGCCATCTGCAAGTAAGAGTCCTGGAAGCAAGGGGCCTGAGCAGGGGGTAGACCTCACAGGAGACTTTGCTTTTCCCTCTGGGACTTGGTCCTCTGCTTTGAGTGTGGCAGAAAACTCAGAATATGCCAGTTAGTTAGCTACTGAGAGAATGGAAATGACTCAAATTGAAATTTCTCCTTCATTCCatgatcttccttcctcctccaggcGGGAAAACCCCTGTGATGCTGTTGTCTTTCACCCAAAATTTGTTGGGAAGACCCTAGAAACCTTGCCAGAAAAGAGGTGAGTGGGGCCTGGATGGTCATCCTGGTGGGAGGAGCAGGAAAGGAACAGTGGCTGCCTAGTGATAAATTTTAAATCCTCTTTCTGAGCAGCACTGTGGGGACCAGCTCCCTGCGGAGAGCAGCTCAGCTGCAGAGAAAGTTTCCACATCTGGAGTTCAAGAGTATTGTATCCTTTAGAAGGAGGGGTCAAGATTCTTGATACTTGAGGAAGAAGATAAGACCTAGATGACCCTGGAAGTCCTGAGAGTGGAAGGGGCTTCTGGTGCAGGTGGCCCATAGGGGCAGCAGGCTGACTGTCTttccatccacccattcacccatccttccatgtatccatccatccatctgcaaTCCTTTAATGTTTTCTTAGCCCAACGTAGATGCCTCACATTGGGGATAATGATGAGTCATATAAACTTTGTCCTTACTTATGTAGAATGAAAAGTTTACATTTTAGTTAGGTCTATAGATAGGCATTGATGATACAAAGTGATAGTGAATAGTGATTGTTTCTGGGGGCATAGAGGTGCttccatttttactttatatatgctactatattattttgatttttttttttttactatgtagtgggttttgtttgtttgttttgtattagagattgaacccagggatacttaagtAATtacccactgagcaacatccccagcctttttttgggggggtaccagggattgaactcagggacactcaaccattgagccacatccccagccttttttgtattttacttagagacagggtctcactgagttgcttagcaactcgcttttactgaggccatctttgaattcgagatcctgctgcctcagcctccccagcctctgggattacaggagtgcgcaaCTGTACCCAAcattctcagctctttttattttttgaggcatggtctcactaagttactaagacTGTCCTCAATCTTGGAATCctcttctctcagcctcccaatttgttgggattacaggtgtgcaccaccatgcctggtgaatatatagttttataaaactaatttaaaaaaactaattttaaaaatggtatatgCTAAGTGCTTAATGGATAAAAATGGGGATTCTCTGGAAGCATCTAGCTGGAACATCTAAACAGAGACTTAGGGATCATGGAAGGTTTCTCTGGAGTCttgtaaccttgggcaagttatttaacctttctgtaTCATTGTCCTCATCTGTATAGTACTGCACATCTACTGCACAGGGCTGTCATGAAAATGAAATGAGCTGATATGGGAAAGCACTTTAGAACAGCATGGTGTTGTAAATGGTAGCTGTTGTCATGAAGCTGAGAGCTAAAAGATGGGTagatggagaagaaaagaaactccAAATAGCATGTGGCTTCTGTTAGTCCTTAGCATCTCTCCGCAGCGGGGAAACCTCAACACCCGGCTTCGGAAGCTGGATGAACAGCATGAATTCAGTGCCATCATCCTGGCTGTGGCTGGCCTGCAGCGCATGGGCTGGCAGAACCGGGTGGGCCAGGTAGGGGCTTCCAATTTCTCCTCCCTGAGTTCAtctgtttctccttccttcctgtaccatctcctcctcctccttctttctttttttttttttttgtactagagatttaacccaggggcactttacaactgagctacattctcttCTCGGCCCTGTTTATTTGGTtgttgatttatatttatttatttacctatttatttattttgaggccggatctcactgagtttcttagggcctcactaagttgctgaggctggccttgaacttgcactcctcctgtctcagcctcctgggctgctgggattacaggtgtgtactgcACTGCCATGCCTGGCTgtaccacctcctcctccttttttttttttttttttctttgtcactgTAGATGGGcagtatgcctttatttgtttcattttatatggtgctaaggattgaacccagtgcctcataaatgctaggtgagtgctctgccactgagctacagcctcagccccacctgACCTCTAATCTAATGCTGCAAATAGATTCCCAGGATGGGGGAGATTGGAAAACAAAGGCCAGACTCCTGCTTGTGCCTCCTCAGGCTTTCTAGATGTTAATCGAAGTACATCTCATTGCTGGATGCTTTTGGGCATCCCTGACCTCTCCCCACCCTTCTACCTGTTCTACTTCCACAGATCCTACATCCAGAGGAATGCATGTATGCTGTAGGCCAGGTAAGCTTGAGAAGCCACTTGTTAATttgctcccttccctttgttctcAACAAGGAATCTGGTCTCACAACCTACAATATCTgcattcctcaaaataaaattatcagggAGGGGGCCTTGGATTGCTACTGGCCCCAAAGACCCTGGGGAACAGGCAGAAGGGTGGTTCCCATACTTAGCTGCATTAGTTGAGCGAAGATCAAGCTTGATGTGTTTTCATCAGGGGGCCCTGGCTGTGGAAGTCCGAGCCAAGGACCAGGACATCTTGGATCTAGTGGGTGTATTACATGATCCTGAGACTCTGCTTCGCTGCATCGCTGAAAGGGCTTTTCTGAGGCACCTGGTAGGACCTGTGCTTGCCCTGGAGGAGGGGGGTGGGCAGCCAGGATGTGCTGTGTATGTAGTGATCACTCATTCTTGTTGAATGTTGTGAATGTGGAGGATGCAGGTCTTGGCCCAGCAGCCTTTTCAGTTATGTCCTCTGTATCTCTGAGGGCTGTGGTCAAAGCATAGGAACTTTTCATTGCAGGAAGGAGGTTGCAGTGTGCCAGTAGCAGTGCATACAGTGATAAAAGATGGGCAAGTAAGTAGGGGAAAATGGGTGGGAAGACAGGGAAGGACTACGGCATTTCTCCCTATGCATCCTAGGTTTCTAAGCAGTCCTCTCTCGGAATATGCTGAAGCAACCATTTTCTTTCCCAGCTGTACTTGACTGGAGGAGTCTGGAGTCTAGATGGCTCAGATAGCATGCAAGAGACAATGCAGGCTACCATCCATGTCCCCACCCAGGTACCAAGGATGGAGGGTGAGGAGGGAGTAATGAATAATAGTGCATGTAATCTTGTCATTCTCACCAAATCTCACCTCCTTCCTTCATCCAGTATGACGATGGCCCAGAGGATGATCCACAACTGGTAGGCATCACTGCCCGGAACATTCCGAGAGGAGCCCAGCTGGCTGCTGAGAACTTGGGCATCAGCCTGGCCAGCTTGTTGCTGAACAAAGGAGCCAAGAACATCCTGGATGTTGCACGGCAGCTTAATGATGTCCACTAAATGGCCTGTGGGGTTCAAGTGCTTGAATTGCCACTTTCCAGTGCCTATGTCTAGCCTTCAGGACACCTGTGATCAATGGGGAGTGATTACCCCAGACTGAACTGCAGGGTCTGAGACTTCCAAGGACTTGCCTCACCTTGGGGCATTGATGACTGCCTTGCCTTCTGTTAAGTGGGGCGTCATCTCTTTTTAGACATCCAAGCCAGTCTTTGAATGTAACCAACTCTACTAATAAACCAGCTCTGAAAAATGGTTGTTTTGGTGGGGCTGGAGAAAAGAGATAAAGCCCCTCCACCACtcataccccccccccctttttttaactaggaatggaacccagaggcactttaccactgagctacatccctagccctttttgagacaggatctcactaaacttagtgccttgctaaattaaattgctgaggatggtctcaaacttgtgatcctcctgtgtcagccccCAGAGTTGTTGAGATTATGGGCATtagtcaccatgcctggcaaaactCTTAAACCTTACTTGAGTCTAAGACCTTTGCTCAATGTTCtcctggaacttttttttttttttgtggggggtgggttgagctacatccccaaccctattaagacagggtctcactgagtatgCTTAGcaccttccttttgctgaggctagctttgaacttgggatcctccagtctcagccttgGAGCTGCTGGCGCTGCTGGAATTAGTTATGGCAAGGCTCCCAGCTCTTCAATGTTTATACCTTGACAGTAATTTCAAACAAGTCCATTGTCTCACAGGGAGCACCAAGAAAGCAAGAGAATTGCTTTAAAATCTATGGCTTAGAGCCTAGagtgtacttcagtggtagagcacttgcacagTACAGAGGCCTctggcactgcaaaaaaaaaaaaaaaaaaaaaaaaacccaaatcctaGGTTGTCCCTTTTCCAGTTAACAGTACAGCATATTTAACATTAGTCTCTTCCACCCCACTACTTCAGGAAAGAAAGCATACATGTTATTAACCCTACAACTcttgtaaaatgaaaacacacttcattttttttaaaaaaagaatcctttaataaacaaaattagaCCATCTGAAACTCCCCAATACTTAAGGTTCTAGTCGTGGATGGGTTAGCTGCAAAATTCCAGTTCAGAAGCCAAGAGAGGCTCAGTCCAGGGATTAACTGACATGTGCTGGTATCTAGGTGCTTGGATTGCCGAGTTTAATGGCTGGAAGGGAAATGGGGTTGATAAGCCCGACAGGCCCAGTTTTCAGTCTCTTTCAGCACAAAACAACTCTATGTCCAAACTGGAGCAAACTTCCTAGGAGTCATCTCAGGAGGAAAGATTTGTCCTGGCCACACCACATAGGCCTATGAATGAAGACGGAGATGACTGAAAATCCTGGGACTTGGCATAAAGGGGGCACCAAACCAAAACAAGTGATCGATTTCTCTCAAAGCCTGGAAATCAACAGTCAACGTCTGAAAGTCCTGGCAAGAGCTAAGCACCACGCTGAAGAAATGATACATCCAGGCTGCAGCAACTGAGGAACTCACCTTGAGGGCTGCCGGCTTCTTGGCCTTGGCTGCCCACCTCTGCCCTACGTCAACGCGGAAAGCAAGTCTTCCAGAAGGTGCTGTGGCCTTACCGCAGCCCACCAGCCATTCTGAGATACCCGCACCAAGGAGGGCAGGTGCTGCGCCCCCAGCCCAGTCCCGCGGCGCAAGGGCCCCGAACGAGCCAGAGAAGGACGCCAGCCCGCCCCTCCTCCCGGTAGCCAGGACAAGGACCGAGGCCCTCTAGCGCCGCGGCAGGCCGTGCGGgcgcgggggaggggagggtgggaggcGGCGGGGACGCGAGGGGAGGGGGCCGGGCGCCGCGGTTCGCACGCCTAGCGGCCCAACGTGGCTCAGCTCTTTCCGTGAGGGCGGTGGTGGCCCTTAAAAGGGCCTTTGTGATAGCATAGGGAGGGCTGGGCAGCCGGCCGCAGCGCGGGCACCCCTCAGTACTCCTGAGAGGCCTGGGTGGCCTTCTTGCCGCCCGCCGGCGCCTTCGGCCCCACGGTGGCGCTGGTCTTCTTGGGCAGCAGCACGGCCTGGATGTTGGGCAGGACGCCCCCTTGAGCGATCGTCACGCCGCCCAGAAGCTTGTTGAGCTCC
It includes:
- the Hmbs gene encoding porphobilinogen deaminase isoform X1, which produces MSGNGNAGNAAATAEENGSKMKVIRVGTRKSQLARIQTDSVVAMLKALYPGLQFEIIAMSTTGDKILDTALSKIGEKSLFTKELEYALEKNEVDLVVHSLKDLPTVLPPAFTIGAICKRENPCDAVVFHPKFVGKTLETLPEKSTVGTSSLRRAAQLQRKFPHLEFKSIRGNLNTRLRKLDEQHEFSAIILAVAGLQRMGWQNRVGQILHPEECMYAVGQGALAVEVRAKDQDILDLVGVLHDPETLLRCIAERAFLRHLEGGCSVPVAVHTVIKDGQLYLTGGVWSLDGSDSMQETMQATIHVPTQYDDGPEDDPQLVGITARNIPRGAQLAAENLGISLASLLLNKGAKNILDVARQLNDVH
- the Hmbs gene encoding porphobilinogen deaminase isoform X2, yielding MKVIRVGTRKSQLARIQTDSVVAMLKALYPGLQFEIIAMSTTGDKILDTALSKIGEKSLFTKELEYALEKNEVDLVVHSLKDLPTVLPPAFTIGAICKRENPCDAVVFHPKFVGKTLETLPEKSTVGTSSLRRAAQLQRKFPHLEFKSIRGNLNTRLRKLDEQHEFSAIILAVAGLQRMGWQNRVGQILHPEECMYAVGQGALAVEVRAKDQDILDLVGVLHDPETLLRCIAERAFLRHLEGGCSVPVAVHTVIKDGQLYLTGGVWSLDGSDSMQETMQATIHVPTQYDDGPEDDPQLVGITARNIPRGAQLAAENLGISLASLLLNKGAKNILDVARQLNDVH